The DNA region CCGTCAAACAATGGCTGATTGGGTACATCGTAAAGCACGGCGAAAAGTCCTCCCGTATCAGTGGCAGTTTTTACTCCGAGTAAAAGAATTTCTTCCCTGACCCGCCCGCTTCCCGTTATTAATAACAAGCATAGAGAAGGATTCGTTAATTTCTTGGGTTTTATAATCATTAACCTGTGTTCCCAAGTAATACCTTGCCATTTTTGCGAGGTCAGTTTAAGCTCAAATCCTACCGCGTCTTCAAAAAGGTCCTGCCGAGAAACTTTTTCCCATTGGAAAACTCTGTCGTCCATCTTGACATATTCAAAAATATCGGCATGCAAAAAAGTTGGCAAAAATATCAAAATCATACTTATTACAATAAACTTTTTCATTTAATCATCCTCTTCTTAAAGTTGGGAAATTTTCACCCCTTTAGCGAAACTCCGGGCTTTGCTCGGCTTGGCGGCAAATTCCTTTTACAATTTAACCAACACCTTTAATATTTTCTCGGATTGCTTTCTTTTGTTTTTCTGCATTTTCTTGTAACTATTCAGCCCCATAATAATGATAGCGTAATAGTTTAGTTTCTCCAAAAGCTAGGTTCGGTGTACCACATTTCATTAAACCTGTCAAGCACAATTTTTGGGAAAACTTAACTCGATTCATGGTATAATTATCCTAACACATATCTCAGGTTCATGTCAAGTAACATGCAAGCAGGCTGAATAGTTACCATTTTCTAATAACTGGCGGAGAGGCTGGGATTTGAACCCAGGAGCCCGCTTTGAGGCAGGCTAATCGCTTAGCAGGCGATTGCTATCGGCCACTCAGCCACCTCTCCAAAAACATAGTAGACAGTAGACAGAAGGCAGCAGGTAGGGAAAAAGTATCCCTTCTCACCCAGAGGGTGCCAAAAAGGAGGGTGGGTGGATTATATTTTTCCTATCTCCTATCTATTACCTTCTACCTACTATTTGCCCCTTTTTTGTTTAAAAAATTCTTGAAGGATTGACCTGCATTCTTCTTCAAGAATGCCTTTTTTTATCTGTATCCAATGATTCATACTTTTGTGGTGTGTAATATTTATTACGCTTCCACACGCACCTGCTTTTTCATCCATTGTTCCTATAATAAGTCTTTTTACTCTTGCAAGGACAAGTGCCCCCGCACACATTGCACAGGGTTCTTTTGTTACATAAACATCTGTTTCAACTAACCTTTCATTTTTTAGTGCTCCTGCTGCCTGTGTTATTGCAATCATTTCTGCATGTGCTGTCGGGTCTTTAAGTTTTATTATCTGATTTCTTGCTTTCCCGATAATGCTACCATTGTATATTATGACACATCCTACCGGAACCTCATTTTCCTCAAATGCAATCTTTGC from bacterium Unc6 includes:
- a CDS encoding tRNA adenosine(34) deaminase TadA, translated to MKQDIMWMEQALKQAKIAFEENEVPVGCVIIYNGSIIGKARNQIIKLKDPTAHAEMIAITQAAGALKNERLVETDVYVTKEPCAMCAGALVLARVKRLIIGTMDEKAGACGSVINITHHKSMNHWIQIKKGILEEECRSILQEFFKQKRGK